CGCTTGATCGCATCGAGCATCGCCCAGTGTTCGACTTCGAATTGCGTCCCGGGCCGCGCAACGAGCTGAGTCACGAGCATCGAAACGCCGTTTGCCGAGTGCGCAAGCTCGCCCTCCTTGCCCGTCAGGATCGACGCACCGTCGGGGCCGCGCAATTCATAGCGGCCGCCGTCGAGCACGGTGAGCGTCATCTTGCGTTCTTCGAGCGAATGCGGCACGTCGAGCTGGCCGATGTGTACTTTCTCGCCGCCCCACGCATACGAGCTCATGCCGAACCAAGCCGACGACGGCTGTCCCGGCGTGGCGAACTTGCGCGAGAGGTTGCCGAGCAGCGGCATCGTCTTCGGCGTAATCGTCACGTCGAACCGGTACTTGTCGATGATGGGCTCCAGCACCGAGCGGCTTTGCATCACGGCCATCTCCGCCGACGGAGACGGCGCCGGCGGCACGTATTGCTGCCCGTCCGACGAAATGCCGAGTGCATTGGGCTCCGGCGGATCGACGCGCACAAGCACGTCCGCGTCGTACACCGGCGTGGCGAGAAACACATAGGCAAGCGCAAGCGCCGTAACGAACAACGCTACGCCCAACACCTCGAGGATGTGGTCGCGCAAGAGCTTGAACATGTCGCGTGCCGACAGTTGGCCGCGTTCGCCTCCTGTCTGCACGTAAAGGGAGTTGAGAGCCAAGTCGTTCACTGGCGTCGTCCTCGAAAATGTAGCGTGGTGTGGATCGCGTCCGACTTTTATCGCGCCTTCTGTTGCGTGCCGCTCTGCTGGTCGCGCGACGCGTCTTCCAGCATCTCGAGCAGGATCTTCAGATCGGAGACTAGGATCGCGCAGGACTTCAGCCCCAGCACTTCCGCCGTCCCGATCGAATTGCGGACATGCTCCAACGCAGCGTCATAAACGTTCATGGATCGAGTTCAAAAACGGTTGCCACGTATGCTCCGCCGGCAAACGCATCGCGACCGCTCGCAAAATTTCGCCAGCGGCCGCGCGCTTCAGTTCGCGCGTCCATAGACATCCTCGAAGCGAACGATGTCGTCCTCGCCGAGATAGGCACCCGATTGAACCTCGATCAGTTCGAGGGGCACCTTCCCCGGGTTTTCGAGCCGATGCTTGACGCCGAGCGGAATGTACGTCGATTGATTTTCTCCGAGCAGGAACTGTTCCTCGCCGCGCGTCACGAGGGCTGTGCCGCGAACGACGATCCAATGCTCGGCGCGATGATGATGAAGCTGCAGCGAGAGTTGCGCACCGGCTTCCACGACGATGTGCTTGACCTGGAAACGCTCGCCCTTGTCGATCGAGTCGTAACATCCCCACGGCCGTTGCACTTTTCGATGCGCGTCGACCTCCGGGCCCTGCTGATCGGCGATGCGTCCGACGATACGCTTGACGTCCTGCACGCGCGAGCGATCGACGACGAGCACGGCATCCGCCGTTTCGACGACGACGAGATCGGACACGCCCACGCACGTCACGAGCCGGCTTTCGGCGCGCACATAGCAAGAGTTCGCGTCTTCCATCAACACGCGGCCCGCTGCGACGTTGCCGCTCGCATCCTTGCCGAGCGCATCCCACACCGAATCCCACGAACCCAGATCGGACCATGCCGCATCGAGCGGCACGACGACGCCTTCGACGTCGCCGCCGCGTGCGAGGTTTTCCATCACGGCGTAGTCGATCGAATCGGACGGCACATTGGCGAACAACTGCTCGTGCGGCTTATAGCCCGTCGCACTGTCCTGCCCCGCTTCGTACGCGGCCGAGCAAGCCGAGTAGGTCTCGGGTTGCATCTGCTGCAAGGTCGAGAGCCAAACACTCGCGCGCATGACGAAAATGCCGCTGTTCCAGAAGTATTTGCCCGAGGCCAGGTAAGAGCGCGCCACTTCGAGCGGCGGCTTTTCGACGAAGCGCGAGATCTTGCGCGCCGTGCCGTCGATCTCGTCGCCGGGTTCGATATAGCCGTAGCCGGTTTCGGCACGCGTCGGCCGAATGCCGAGCGTGACGATCGCACCGCGCTCGGCGTGACGCGTGGCAACTACTACGGCGCGCTGAAACGCCGCCACGTCGCCGATCATGTGATCGGCCGGCATCACGACGAGCACGGCGTCGCCGCCGTCCTCCAGCGCATGCAGCGCGGCCAGCGACAGCGCGGGGGCCGTATTGCGCCCGCTGGGCTCAATGATGAAGCGGGCACCGACGCCAAGCTGCTCCAACTGCTGGGCGCTGACGGCACGATGTTCGGCGCCGCAAACGATGATGGGCGACTCGTCGATCGCCAACTCGACATCGGCAAGGCGCTGCAGCCGCCGCACCGTCATCTGCAGAAGCGATCCCGCCCCGAGCACATCGACGAGCTGTTTGGGAAAATGCTTGCGCGAGAGCGGCCAGAGCCGCGTGCCCGAGCCGCCCGCGAGCACGACGGCACGCGTGCGAAGGGCCGATTGCGGGGCGAGCGTATGGGGGGCGCGCAATTGTGTCGCGGCACCGACCGCACGTGGTCGCTCCCTCGTTTCAACAGGAGTACTCATCAGCTTGTTCTCCTAATGGGTCCGAAAGCATGAAAAGGCAGCGGGCAGCGTGCAAATAATCCGCCCCACCAGCCGCTTCGGTTCATGTTGCTGTGAAGCATAGCGAGTCAACTTGATGCGAAATCCCCAAGGTCGCAAAAGCCCGAAGTGTTGGCGCATTTAGTTGAAGCAGAACAAACATTACGAATGACCTAACGCTTAAGATCGGTAAATGGCAGACCGCCGCAATTACTCTCGCCGACAATATTTCCGATTAATAGCCGATATTTTTTACCGGACGCAGTCACACAAGGCCTCCCGCCCTGGCCCTAGGTATGCCGAAGGGGTGCACAAAAAAAATTCGCGATTGTAAAAATTTATAACAAAAATATAAAAAATACTTCAGCGAATATATTTCGACGACACGACGACCCGCGCCAAATGCACGTCGATTTCGGACAGCTTTTTCTACAAAAATCGTCGTGGCATCATGATGATTACGATGATGCACCGCAACACTCACTGTGTGCTCACCATGCGGAGGAATGCTTCGTGGATCGCGCCACTGTTCTCACTTCACCGCACGTCATGAGACGGGAGATGACCTCTCTCGCGGACGCGCGCCATATCGGAATCCTCATCTTCGATGGTCACTGCCTATTCACTACGGGCGTGATCAGCGAGGTCTTTCAATTGGCCAACGCACTGATGCGCTTCTCGAGCGGTCAGCCCCCGTACCGAGTGTCGTTGCTCTCGAAGCTCGGCGGCCCCGTCACCAGTTCCTCGTCCATCGCCGTCATGACGCAGCGGCTCGACGCCTACTCGGTCGGCGATTTCCATGCGTTGTACGTCGCGAGCAACGACGTGCGTGTGACATCGGGCTTCGACGTGCAACTCGCGCGCTGGCTCTCCGGGTCCAACGCCTCCGTGCATGCCGCCGCCGGCCGCCACGCTTCGGCGTTCGGCGTCGACATGGGTGTGCACGTTCGCCCGAGCGTGCCTGTCTTCTGGATCGGCTCCGGCTCGATGCCCTCTTGGGCGCTCAATCAAAAAGCCGCGCAGATGGCGTTGACGCAAATCGCGTCCGATCACGGCGAAGACATGTCGCTGCGAATCGCGAGCAGCTTGCCCCCGTCCGTGGGCGAAGTCGTCAAATCGCGCAGCGAAACGCCGAGCCTGAACACCACCGTCGACAAAATTCACGAGTCCACGCGCTGGATGCGCGAGAACTTCGGCGGCGATATTTCGGTGTCCGATGCGGCCGCGGTAGCCGCCATGAGCGTTCGCAACTATCTGCGGCGCTTCAAGAGCGAATTCAACGTCACGCCGCTCGAGTACCTCATGCAGCTCAGATTCGAAGCGATCTGCGCAATGCTCGTGGGCACCAAGCTGCCCGTCGACAAAATTGCGCGACGCTGCGGCATGGGCAACGGCGATCGCCTTGGGCGGCTGTTCCGTAAGCGATACGGCGTATCGCCCACGGTCTATCGCAAGCATGCGCTGAGCCAGTAAGCCGGCGCAGCGGTCGGACACATACCGGTTGGGAGTGAACAAATGCGAGGACTGCAAGACCTTTGGGCGCGCGTATTTGACGTCGGCATGATCGTGCTGGGCGCGCTGATCGCATCGCGACTGCGATTCGAAGACGTCGCCGATGGCCGGCTCTACTGGGCGTTCGTCGCCTTCTCGGCCACGTTGGCACTGCTCCTGTTCCCCACGTTCGGCGTCTACGAATCGTGGCGCGGGCGCTCCAAACGCGCGCTCGTGCAACAAGTCGCGTTCGCCTGGGTACTCGTGCAGGTCGGCGCGATGGCGTTGATGTTTTCCCTGCACATGGTCAATCTCGTCTCGCGCCTCTGGTTCGCTTACTGGAGCGCGCTGTCGTGCGTTGCGATGATCGCCGGCCGGCTTTGGATGCACGCGGTGCTCGGCCGCATGCGCACCGCCGGCATGAACTTGCATCAAGTGGCCATCGCCGGATGCGGGCATCATTGCGACGACATCATCCGCAAGATCGAAACATCGCCGACGACGGGCTTTCGCGCCGCCGCGATCTATAACGTCAATCCCGGCGCCGCGCCGCTCGCGCACCCCGAAATTCCCGTCTTCGAAGGACGCAAGGCCTTCGCGGCGTTCGTGCGCGAGCGCGACCTCGACGAGGTGTGGCTCGCGCTGCCGTTGGCCGAGGAAACGGCGATCCTCGAGCTCGCCAACGAGTTTCGCAACGACCTCGTCAATATCCGGTTCATGCCCGACGTGCGCATGCTTTCGCTATTCGAAGGCAGCGTGACGAATTTGTTAGGACTGCCGACGATCAACCTGATCGCCTCGCCGCTGCCGCCGAGCGCGCTGATCAAGAAAGACCTATTCGATCGGTTGTTCGCCGCCGCCGCGCTACTGGCGCTGGCGCCGCTGATGTTCGCGATCGCCATCGCGGTCAAGCTGAGCTCGCACGGCCCCGTCTTCTTCAAGCAGCGCCGCAAGGGCGTGGATGGACACGTGTTCACGATTTACAAGTTCCGCTCGATGCGCATGCACGAGCAAAAGGCCGGCGTACTCGAGCAGGCCAAGCGCAGCGACCCGCGCGTGACGCGTGTCGGCGCATTCCTGCGCCGCACGAGTCTCGACGAACTGCCGCAATTTTTGAACGTGTTACGCGGCGAGATGTCGGTCGTCGGGCCGCGCCCGCACGCAAT
The sequence above is a segment of the Trinickia acidisoli genome. Coding sequences within it:
- a CDS encoding mannose-1-phosphate guanylyltransferase/mannose-6-phosphate isomerase, which produces MSTPVETRERPRAVGAATQLRAPHTLAPQSALRTRAVVLAGGSGTRLWPLSRKHFPKQLVDVLGAGSLLQMTVRRLQRLADVELAIDESPIIVCGAEHRAVSAQQLEQLGVGARFIIEPSGRNTAPALSLAALHALEDGGDAVLVVMPADHMIGDVAAFQRAVVVATRHAERGAIVTLGIRPTRAETGYGYIEPGDEIDGTARKISRFVEKPPLEVARSYLASGKYFWNSGIFVMRASVWLSTLQQMQPETYSACSAAYEAGQDSATGYKPHEQLFANVPSDSIDYAVMENLARGGDVEGVVVPLDAAWSDLGSWDSVWDALGKDASGNVAAGRVLMEDANSCYVRAESRLVTCVGVSDLVVVETADAVLVVDRSRVQDVKRIVGRIADQQGPEVDAHRKVQRPWGCYDSIDKGERFQVKHIVVEAGAQLSLQLHHHRAEHWIVVRGTALVTRGEEQFLLGENQSTYIPLGVKHRLENPGKVPLELIEVQSGAYLGEDDIVRFEDVYGRAN
- a CDS encoding undecaprenyl-phosphate glucose phosphotransferase translates to MRGLQDLWARVFDVGMIVLGALIASRLRFEDVADGRLYWAFVAFSATLALLLFPTFGVYESWRGRSKRALVQQVAFAWVLVQVGAMALMFSLHMVNLVSRLWFAYWSALSCVAMIAGRLWMHAVLGRMRTAGMNLHQVAIAGCGHHCDDIIRKIETSPTTGFRAAAIYNVNPGAAPLAHPEIPVFEGRKAFAAFVRERDLDEVWLALPLAEETAILELANEFRNDLVNIRFMPDVRMLSLFEGSVTNLLGLPTINLIASPLPPSALIKKDLFDRLFAAAALLALAPLMFAIAIAVKLSSHGPVFFKQRRKGVDGHVFTIYKFRSMRMHEQKAGVLEQAKRSDPRVTRVGAFLRRTSLDELPQFLNVLRGEMSVVGPRPHAIEHDDLYQQIVQGYIHRYRIKPGITGWAQVNGFRGETERVEKMEQRVAHDLYYLRNWSFRLDMRIILATIFKGLRNTNAY
- a CDS encoding helix-turn-helix domain-containing protein; the protein is MTSLADARHIGILIFDGHCLFTTGVISEVFQLANALMRFSSGQPPYRVSLLSKLGGPVTSSSSIAVMTQRLDAYSVGDFHALYVASNDVRVTSGFDVQLARWLSGSNASVHAAAGRHASAFGVDMGVHVRPSVPVFWIGSGSMPSWALNQKAAQMALTQIASDHGEDMSLRIASSLPPSVGEVVKSRSETPSLNTTVDKIHESTRWMRENFGGDISVSDAAAVAAMSVRNYLRRFKSEFNVTPLEYLMQLRFEAICAMLVGTKLPVDKIARRCGMGNGDRLGRLFRKRYGVSPTVYRKHALSQ